The genomic interval GATCACTCATCATGTTCATCTCCGTGCTTATCAATTAGATGTCACTTATCTATTGAATATGATGACGACTGTCGTCTCATTGATACACACGAAGACGGTATATATCACAATAAAGCAAAATGGCCATGACTAATTATTATCTGACACCTATGTTTTAATTTGGGACGAGATATTGGGTTGAAAATCCCATTATTACGACTCTTCCCtaaccaaaaataataataaattttttttttaatgaaagtgTAAATCTATTTAGAATAGAAATCCTAGACTGATTcagaaataattatttggtGATGGTAGTGATGTCTGAAGGTTAGGAACATTTAACTTTCTAATATAATAGTTAGAGGTCCAAAGCTCAAGTGTAACAAAATGATATTTAGTCTCAGTTGGAATCtgttttaattttataataaaattatggTATAAGTTAACTCTCTCGTTGCAATAAGATATGTATTCCCTGTTATCTGTACTTTCACGTCGTTGTACTATACAATATGCTATACATATacatcaatttaattttttttattaaattggtGGAGTCAAATGTGGCGAATCATATTAATTGAATCAATAAATAAGTAGTATTATTCAAAATGATAATATCGTAAGGTAGAGGAAGGGTAGTACTCCCCATTTCCAATtttccataaaataaatatccatATATAATTGTTtagaaaaaaaatgtaaaagatCTCTAGTTGTATAAATCTGAAATTTAATGCGAGTTAGTTCTTGCTTTACGATAATCaatctaatattttatttatgatatatttctAAATAAAAGCATCCCATTATTaccatatataattaataaatatacaGGTCGTAGATAATAATGCAAGTGAgagtgaaataaaaataattaaggcGCAGGAACAATCCAAACGTGCGAGGCGGTCTATTACAATCCAAACAAGACCCAACCTTAACCATCGGCCCAAGACCTCATTTGTGCACGCGCACACACACACGCGCGtgcacacacacaaatatatatattaagttGTAAGtcatatttttatgtattttatgagATTTTATTCTCTCTTAAATATGCCAAAGTGGTCGCATAACAAGGATGCCCTTTCGAACTCGCTTGAGTGCTTTGGTTCTTGTCTAGCTAGTTGGTAGATGCAACATGTCTTTAAAATAATGGAAAATATTATGTGTGGCCATTATCCTAAGAACAAAATTTACGTGCATTTTCTAATCACAGCTCATGCCATTCTGgttctaattttaattttctaaaaaataatcaccatatataaattaattattacatgaatttgatatatatatatatatatatatatatatatatatatatatatatatatcactttAATCAAGgaattaaatatgaaattaGTGGCAAAACACTACCAATTTACAATTTATCTTGAAATTCAATGtacactttttatattaactaGTATACTGATACACGCGTTGTGTGCTTGtacaaattttttataattcatttgatttatatttaaatgataatcaatgtaattataagaaatagcgAGGGATTACACTGCAATTTTCATATAAAACTATTTTGGTGAATTTGTCCATAATGGAGGGGCAAAATAGATATACATATTTTGGTGTCCTCATGGTTTCTATGATTCTATCATGTCCTCATCTTTAATAAAATAGAGtagatatattatttttattccaaGAACCAAACCTTAGTTTACATGTTAAGTGGCAGCATTTAAAAAATGACATATTTAATATTAACaatcttaaaaaaaatctatttattatattattaactaaaaaattaatcacaataaaatttttaaaaacaaagatAGCAGGTTGATTACGCAAATggcatttaaatttttttttaaaaatggaaATGTGTACCATAAATTTTTGGACAGTTATACAAGTTATTGGATCCTAGAGacccatttaaaaaaaaaatgttcgTATGCTTATCTTTAATTCCTCAAATCAAAATTAAACATGGatttagattttattttttaacataaatATCATCATGTACTCAATCTTCTTGACAATATCACAGCTTGCTCAAAAAAGTATTTCTATACTAATCAAACACTTGTTGGTTTTGGACCTATTGCTCCGATTTTCTAAAGCAGGATCTCAAGTTTGAATCTTGGAGCTCTAAACATATTATTAATTTCATCGTGACACCGTTTTCCGTGAAAAATGATacattaattatttttcatttcatcCCACATTTGACTCAAGTTTTATAAAAGATCaaagttataaattattatattatccATATAGATTGATTTATTGTCCCTTTATTATCTCATTCCACGAGTAAAAGTGTAAAACGATGCCTAATAATAGTGTTCACCGTTCAGTTTTCAAGCAGGAAACATGAGAATTGTTCCATATACTAATTCGTGTAACACTTCTTAATCTTGTAATGTAGTTGGAGTTCTAAACATTACACACTCTctctttatttatatattatatatatatatttattacagTATCAAGATTTAGATATTTTTTAAGGTTTTTTTGGAGCATTAGGACAGGAGCTAAGCTTGGGAGAGATCGTGTCTGCTGGGGTTTGTAGAAAATGATATACGCGGTTGTCCGACTCATCTCCACGTCCAGTTTTCTTTTGTAGATGATGTCACTTTCACTCACCAGATATGTATATCATCTAGGGTTAacgaaatattaattaattaagaataATGTTGTAATCTGATAATGATTAATTATATAGGTTTAGGAGAGTAATGTGTTTCTTAATTAGGGATGTGTTTGTGTAATAATTAGTCGATATATAGAAATTTCATATGCTGAACATCCACCGTAATCGTTGAGTTGTACGTGTAGGTCTCATGCCATTATTATTACTTAATTAGTAAATGAAGATGATATGATCTCTTTCTTATAGGAGTaggtaggtctcttgtgatattgtctcacgaatctttatatgtgagatgggtcactcatatcgatattcacaataaaaagtaatactcttagaataaaaagtaataagttttcatggatgacctaaataaaatatccgtctcacaaaatacgatccgtgagaccgtttcagaCAAATTTTTGACTTGTGCTTCTAGGTTTTGTTTTTGCTccttttaaaataacttaaaaaatCCAACTTATTGGAATATGACCAAACTAGAAGCTTATATAGGACTATCTTTAGTTGCAATTTCTTCGGgaaaaacattattatatattCACCATATTTCatatattgttttaattttataaaataccAAATGATAGTAATACATGGTTTGATAAATGAatttttgatttttaaatattttaatacttGATAATAAGTTATGAGCACGTATTGCTTGTATTCACCAACCAAGCAGTATAATAATTAaccaaataatataatataatttatctTTAGCTAGTTAAGGTTATAAATAATGTCTTCTCCACCTCTCAACACTTTCAAGAAACCTAGCTAGCAACTAAGAACCAAGACACCCATCTAttgtttaaaatttcaagatatttttttaaaaaaaatctatggAACTTCTTGGTGCAGTGTATGAAGGGGAATGGGGTTCATTCAATGGAACGTGCTCAGATGAAGGGGATTTCATGTCGAGTTTACCTCGAAACTCCTCGGATACATACGACATATGGGGTACTAGTTCTAACTTCTCAATTTCATCTACTTTTTGGCCCGATCAGGGGTCGATTATGGCTGTTTCTGCATGGGCCGATGATCGTCAAATAGAAGCATCACAGGGGAATGATATTCTTCGTCCCTTCTCAagtcatgaaacatgctatccaATGGCAACGGATTACGGTTTAAAGGAGATTAAAAACGACGGTTCCTGGTGTCATTCATTGACGTATAATAATGTCATGAAAGGGGATCATGGGTTCCTATACCAGGAAACAAGTAGAGACAGTGTAGGATTAAACGAAAACCTGCTCGAAGCGCCAATGTCTTTGCCATCAGAACAAGATAGATTCAGCTGCAACCCTAGGGAATCATCCAAGAAAAGACTTAGAATGCCTACAGAAGTAAGTACCATGCATACACTTATTGCCACCTTCTTATTTTATGATACATGGATCATATACTAGTTTCAAAGAGGAGAAATGAGTTGATTTTTTATAGTTTAATTACCTTTTCATTTGTTTATTTAGGTTCACAAGAACAAGAGAAACATTAAGACGAAGATTCTTGACGATAACAACAATAACGACTGCAATAATACCGAACTTATGAGGCATAGCACAAGTAGCCGCAGCACGGAAGCTGATTCAGCCTATGGTTCACACGAACTAAACGGAGGGTTGCCTTCCAGTTCAGACTCGAAAGGCAGTGGAAAGGCTCGGGCCAGCCGGGGTTCAGCAACTGACCCTCAGAGTCTTTATGCTAGAGTACGTACATATCTTTAGGGTCATTGCAATTTTGAATCTTTAAATATCATTCAATAATTTAGATGTTTGAGTAACTAATTAAATTGTCTTACTTAATAATTTGCAGAGAAGAAGAGAGAAAATCAACGAGAGATTGAGAATCTTGCAGGGTCTGGTTCCCAACGGAACTAAGGTGAGAACAGTTGATAAAAACTGgtgttctatatatatatatatatatatatatatataaaattctaTTACATACATTAATGTGGATGGCCACACGTAAATTATTCCCagaaattaaaatattcaaaaaaattatatatattctcTAAAAATGTGTGGACTGAATTTTGAGTCCATGCTCCAAGGAGGATCTGAGAATTAACTGGGTTTTTTTTCTCCTTATATGACAGGTTGATATCAGTACTATGCTTGAAGAGGCTGTGGAGTATGTAAAGTTCTTGCAACTTCAGATCAAGGTAAGAAATATATATTCTCGAAttcttttttctttgttttttcttCCCTTTTTCCCAAATATAATACACAAGTCGATCGGTACAAATTCAATGCATTTCaatattttgattatattatgtATGTCTAAGTTGATTTGCCAATAAATACCAGACACGAGACGAACATCCAACTAATATATCATATATCGATAGGTTCAAAAATCTAAAATATTCATAACTTATTAATAGTTTGGAAATTGAAATGTgtattttcaaagaaaaatcaTACGACTTCTTCCATTAATTTATCTTTCAAGATCTTAATATTGGCTTTCTTTTTACAGCTTCTGAGTTCTGATGAGCTATGGATGTATGCTCCTATTGCTTATAATGGAATGGACATAGGGGCGCTTGATTTAAGGATCAAAGCAGCTCCAAAATCACAAAAATCCTAAACAATGAAGGATTCTGCCCGACACCAAACCCGGATTATCGTAACCCTAATGTGGCTCCAAAACAGGGGATCCATACGAGATACCACATTTTGTGCGAATGAATAAACACCGCATACCatattgcatgcatgcatgGTAACCATTTACGAAGTGATTTTTTTCGGAAtcgttatattttattattattattattattattattattattattattattttatatatatatatatatatatatatatatatatatatatatatatatatatatatatataaatggatTTCATTGTTCTTATACCCCTTTTTATACAAATTTTCTTGACCTTTGAATTGTACAAAAGGCTGAGTTAAGGAAAAGAATTATTGTATTGTGAAAATATATAGTCTAtcgatccatatatatatatatatatatatatatatatattcttttctACGTGTGTCGACATGATCTTGTAACTTATCCTTTGAAAGCCTTAATTTATTAGCATATACCACCATGATGCATTTGTGAactcatatatattatatatatagagtctcaatcCCAATGAATCATCCTTCATGAACAATTTGGGAATattattacaattttttttagaaaagaaATCATGTCCAAAATAAAGCCTTGATCTGCTACTTTTATGCAtacaaaatatcaaaataaatatttttattctcgAAATATTCTTTATCAACTTGACTTGCAATCCAATCCGTCAAAGTTTGACATAAAATTGTTAATTAAGTGTGACGTTTTTAGGTAACACGATCTTTACAAAAGTAATCACGCACACACATaatgataatatttttttccattTCGACGCCACTTCTATCTCGAGTCAAAAGTAGGCAACAAAAGATAATCTTCATTTTTCTACACAGGAAAAATTTCTTAACCTGCACTTATTCATAGAGTGTGCATACAATTTATCCCCaactttcttttaaaaaaaaattaaacaaatatggCAATTACAACGTCAGTTAACACAATAAAAAAAAGTGGTTGCTTCTCTGCTACCACAGCCATGGATGGTTCGCCTAGAATGAAAGAAAATCACCGGTGTTCGTTACATAAAACGACCATAATCGATAAGTGAAAGAGGAACAAAACCTTCTCACAAACGAAAAAAAAAACGTCACTTTAATTAGGACTGCTCTTAGACTTCGATGCAATGATATCATGTAAAGTTACATGGACTATGATACCACAACACAAGCTAAACCAACTTGGAGATTTTAATTATCCGTGTTTTCGCCTAAAGTATACACTTGGTCACCTTAAAATAGACTAGATCATCTCCAtgataaatcatgcaagcagaTTGTAATCACATTATTGCATAATGATCACTGACCCTCTGAACTTTATTTTATTCTAAATTTATTTGAATAGGAATATAACTACTGTCTATATGTGATATAAAATCTGACACAGATAGAAAATCTTGAATATCAAGAAAGCCGGTAGATCCACTTTCCTTGCAAGCTAGTGGTACTGATGCACAATATTTTCTGGTACGCCTTGGATTGAGTTTTATATATAGTTTAGCAGATCCAACTAAATTTTGTAATATGATTCAAACCCAATATAAGTTTCATCTATGTGACTGTGTCAGCAATTCTTGAGATCTATGCAATTTAATGCTTAATGCTAAAAACAACATTATCTGAATAGACAGAATTCTCAAGCACCATCATTCCAAAAACACACATGctgtatattaaaaaatttcagaCTCTGGCTCATCGATACAACGTTTGACTCTCTCAACATAAATGTGCATTCACGGCGTACATCAAATAGGAAGAAAAAGTCACGTACGACTAAGGGATCTCGATTAATTAAAGAGGGAACAACCTGTCACATTATAAAATTTACAAAGTGATGACCTTTTCTTATACCTTAACAAGATCGTGATTTGGACATGTTCAGTATTGTGAACCAAGTTTTACAAAACCAGATAATTATACCTTCAAAAACTTTATGATGGAGACAAAGGTCAGTGGTACAAGTCCCCACATCAACCTTGCAATAGAACAATTGTTTGGATTCAGTTTCAAGCACGATTGTCATTAACATGATTGGGAACTTCGTTTTGGCTGTCTAGAGGCATGTATTGTGCCATTATAGCCCTGATCTCCGAGTCCATGTACatctgaaaatgaaaaaaggcAAAAGATGAGCTGATCACAAAATGACTGAAGTTCCAGTTCCAGTTAACAAAATCACTTAATGTTCAATGTTCAACTTCTCCAAAAAAAGAACCTATTTTTTATCTACATTAACATGTTCGGAGTCTACATTTCAAAATAAGGAAGTGAAGAATAGACAGAGAAATTTCGACTTTTGAGGTCAAATGGATAAACTAATATAGAACACTGACGTGTAGAAAACTCACCCTCAACCTATACTTGTAAATGATATACGCCCCACCAGAAGCCATGGCCAATACAATCATAACAATCCAAACAGCTGTCCAAGCAGACTTCACTTCGGTAGCCCTCTTACCTGCACAAGAAACAGAATTAAAAAATGTGAGTCTCAGACATGCACCTTAGATACTGTTGAACCTGCGTCTGTTGCTAGTCTGCTACACCAAATGACCTAACCCAATACTGATCAtacaactaaaatattttacaaTAATCTAAACAGTGTTTCAACCTATTTCACACGAAAAAACACGCATCGTAGCAAGGACAATTTGCTGCTTTCCTACATACACAGAGGGTGATGTGTAAATGAACTCACTTATGCATGTATCATGGTCCCTGATATATAATAGATCCCCACTACAGGTACATTCGTAACCTCCCCACAAGTTCTTGCAGCTGCATTCTGGGCACTGACATGCTTTCTTTTCTTTACATTCATCAACATCTGTTTTTTAGAAGAAAATTCAACATGGACAGAGGTTAAACCAAGAGAATATGCTGGTGTAAACTGTTGAGATTATGGACTTTTATATACAAGTCACAAGAAGTTAATCCGGCCGACGTGGAACATCTAACACCTCATCGCCCATGAATGAACATCTAgagcgtgaagtttacaaaACATTAGCGGGTAGTCTATTAGAGGAGTCCAACGCATGACGGTGGATATAGActttgataccatgttaagattatGAACTTGGTCCAGACTCCACCCAAAAAACTAGTTCAAGGGGATGATTATCAAAGTCCATATACATAACTCCCAAGAACTTACTACAGTCGATGTAGCACATATAACATAAACTCTAATTCAAAGTTTCAGACCCAGGATTGACATTAAATGACGGGGAACTTAGTGTCTGCTTTAAAGACATAATTCCTAACAACTTCAGGCAATTATTACAATTCTCGAATATATTTCCATCAATATAATTCCACAATGTCCTTTTAAAAACGTAATATAAATTCCAAAAATACCAAGTGAAGATGGGTTCATTGTTCATGCTAGTAAATGATATTTATGACTTAGCATATGGGTGTTAGTATTAGGCGCCAGGGAGTCGTTCACATTTAAAATGAACAACATTGAACTAGTATCTGTGTTGCATTGAGGTTTAGATTAATGACAAACAGTGGATTGAGATGTGCTCAAACATGGATGTTATCAGGTCCATTAGTATGTGATCTGAAAAAAACCTTACCGTCACATGTTTTAACGCCGTCACCTTTAAATCCTGGAGGACATGCACATTTTCCCTCCTCATCATCCTACATATATAATACAGGGATTCCCATCTGAATCAATTGTCTGGCAAAAATTAATAACAATATAAATACAattagaaaattaaaaaaatacaaaccAAACAAGCGGAGAAAGTGACTCCATTTCTGGTTTCGTGCCAACAGCCTCCGTTACTGATTTGGCACCGCCCAGGCCCACTTGCTGCATGGGGAAAAAGGAATATAAGACAATATCATTGCCATGCCTTGAGATATTTGTACAAAAAAGAAACAAATCAAGGATCAGAATCCTTCGGAACGGTCACAAATATGAGTCTGACCCTCGATCAAGGGATGGTGAATCCAAAATCAAGGGTTATGTTGCCTGCAATCAAAGGTAACCTGAAAATAAGGCTTTTGGTTTAAAATTAGGGATAATACCTATTTCTTGTCTCCATAAATTCATATTTTGGCTATAAACTGAATTCATTTTATGGATGAATTCTTCAACGAGGAGAATTATTTTCTTCAACTTCTTCTCACATGATAGGTTGATCTCTAAGAATAGAGAAAAAAGCTGTATAAACACTAGGACGCGACAGTGCTATCCAACTTCAATTGCCGCAAAGCCTCCCCCGTTTAGGTTCTATAATTCCATTCTCCAAGCCTTAGTTTCCATTGGTAGAATAATTTTTATCTTTCTTAAAAGAAAACTTGAATTGTGAGTCAAGATAGAGCAATACCATTTTACTCTAGTGTGACCAATATTTTTCGTTCCTTGTGTTTTTTCCATTTAATTTAACTTAAACATACAAAACGACAAGCATGAAACACCCCTCTACAATGTGGAAGAGTGATTTCACATAGATAAGCACCATTTAGTGCCGATTTGTGGTGGAGAGGCATAAATGGAGCAACTCAGCCTTTTAAGACTACTTATCCTGAAATCATCTTTGGGTGACAAATTTTGTAATCAAACAACAATGAAGATATATGGAGCAACCAGAATTTTGCAGCATTGTAAATGGCGTTAGGCGGAGGCGGGGCGATCAGTCGGTCACTCAGCTGCATAGGTggttgaatttattttttctatttttatatataataatgcaATATATACAAAAATTAAATGTGGGTGAATGGGTTGACTATTATGTTTTGAATAGAAAGTGTATAATGTATTAATAATTAGGGTTTTTAAACTTCTGTTGAATTTTGACCCCTTCGCCCGCCCGCCCGCCCGCCCGCCTCGCCTTCCCCGGCTCACCTTTGACCGCCTACAAAACTGCCTAAGGCAAAGGCGGTGCAGTTGATGGCCACCTTGGCCGCTATTTAGAACACTCACACTTTGTGATATGATTATATGAATTTGAAGACCAACGCGAGTGTGATCAAAATATGCAtcacataaaaaattaaaacatgaGCTTCATAATGTCCAAACTGCTTGAAGCTCATAATTATTTCCTGGATGAATCGATATATGAAGAGAATTATTTTACTCAACCTTTTCTCACAgaaatatatacatacaaaacaGACGTGCACACCAGTAAACAATCAAGTAACTTCgctaaaaaataagaaaataatggGAAAGATTTGAAGAAGCAAGAACTGTTATCCTCGTTAGCAGCAATCAAAATACTCAATTTGCATTTATATGGTCTCATATAAAGTATATGCAAAAATAACATAATTCTGATGTGAGATAACACCGTCGGTCAAATAGAAGAACATATTCATGCCAACTCAGACTGGTCAATATCTCTCTTTTTTGGTTTACTGTAATACCAAAAGAAGTGTAAAAATAGTGGAATGATAAATTACATGATTTATGGGTTTTCAGATGTCCGGTTATTTTTCCACTTTATCTCCTCTTTATTTTTAGTTTTCAGCTGGAAAGAGCACCAGAGGTGTGTTTTCAAGGTATTTCCATCAAAATTTTCTGTTGTTTGGATACTATTCCTCCTATTTGAGTCACATCGATGTAACCAGACATAAGTGGAGAATATAGTGACAAAGAAATCTCCAAGGTGGATGTGGACAGAATAAATTTGGAAAAGAATCGATCAACGTCGGATCAGTAGGAAGAGCGTGCAGCACGGGGGATAATATGGAAGAGGATAGGGGTGTTAGACCTCCTTCAAAATCTGTTATCATTACAAACACAACGTCTGAACCAAAAAACCAAACATCCAAGGCAAAGGCAATGAAGATACTGAGAAA from Primulina eburnea isolate SZY01 chromosome 17, ASM2296580v1, whole genome shotgun sequence carries:
- the LOC140818679 gene encoding transcription factor bHLH84-like — its product is MELLGAVYEGEWGSFNGTCSDEGDFMSSLPRNSSDTYDIWGTSSNFSISSTFWPDQGSIMAVSAWADDRQIEASQGNDILRPFSSHETCYPMATDYGLKEIKNDGSWCHSLTYNNVMKGDHGFLYQETSRDSVGLNENLLEAPMSLPSEQDRFSCNPRESSKKRLRMPTEVHKNKRNIKTKILDDNNNNDCNNTELMRHSTSSRSTEADSAYGSHELNGGLPSSSDSKGSGKARASRGSATDPQSLYARRRREKINERLRILQGLVPNGTKVDISTMLEEAVEYVKFLQLQIKLLSSDELWMYAPIAYNGMDIGALDLRIKAAPKSQKS